One segment of Alligator mississippiensis isolate rAllMis1 chromosome 13, rAllMis1, whole genome shotgun sequence DNA contains the following:
- the LOC102571908 gene encoding chloride channel protein ClC-Kb isoform X1: protein MATEGLDRREHDVAKEEERILILNEIWRPWPKTRRRVQGCLECVKRQLFRVGEDWYFLFALGVIMAMVSFVMDFTINTLLNAHRWLYQELGDYLVLKYLSWTMYPIALVAFSTGYAQSITPHSGGSGIPELKTILTGVMLEDYLAIKNFGAKVVGMTCTLAAGSTIFLGKVGPFVHISSIMAAYLGKIRTSVIGEYENKSKQNEMLVAGAAVGVSTVFGAPISGVLFSIEVVSSHFAVRDYWRGFFSATCGAFMFRLLAVFNNDQETIMAPFKTNFKIDFPFDLPEIFFFMILGVICGIISCAYLFCQRWLLGYIRRNKLTAWLMATDKPVYSALVALLLSSITFPPSLGQFMASRLTMKEYLSCFFDNQTWGVLSQNASLARPLQVDPENLWMEWWDPNITIYGSLVIFIVMKFWMLILATTLPMPAGYFMPIFVYGAGIGRLTGEVVAFLFPHGIKLDGAANPIIPGGYALAGAAAFSGSVTHTISTALLVFEVTGQIAHILPVILAVLIANAIAQKFQPSFYDGTIIVKKLPYLPRIRSRHIDSYRVTTDQFMNTDFAVLSKGATFEEILQVVTSTDDLEYPIVESAAPESLLLVGTVPRSELVEFLQTHEDAKLSSQEAGEKDKALCSGTLGENCTINPITFQLSPCTSLHQTHHLFELLNLQRVFVTSLGRVIGAVSRSEVKKAIEDLANPKTAK from the exons ATGGCAACAGAGGGGCTGGACCGGAGGGAGCACGATGTGGCTAAGGAGGAGGAGAGGATCCTCATACTCAATGAAATCTGGAGGCCGTGGCCGAAGACCCGCAGGAGAGTCCAAG gctgcctgGAGTGCGTGAAGCGCCAGCTCTTCCGCGTCGGCGAGGACTGGTACTTCCTCTTCGCTCTAGGGGTGATCATGGCCATGGTCAGCTTCGTCATGGATTTCACCATCAACACATTGCTGAATG CACACAGGTGGCTTTACCAAGAGCTGGGGGATTACTTAGTGCTGAAGTACCTGTCCTGGACCATGTACCCCATTGCCCTGGTTGCTTTCTCCACTGGCTATGCACAGAGCATCACTCCGCATTCGGGAG GCTCTGGCATCCCGGAGCTCAAGACCATTCTCACCGGGGTCATGCTGGAGGACTACCTGGCCATCAAGAACTTCGGAGCCAAGGTGGTGGGGATGACCTGCACCTTGGCCGCTGGGAGCACCATCTTCCTCGGCAAAGTC ggtcccttcgtCCACATTTCCAGCATCATGGCTGCCTATTTGGGAAAGATTCGGACTTCGGTCATCGGGGAGTACGAG AACAAAAGCAAGCAGAATGAAatgctggtggcaggagctgctgttgGGGTCTCGACTGTCTTTGGGGCGCCCATTAGCG GGGTGCTGTTCAGCATTGAGGTGGTGTCTTCTCACTTTGCTGTCAGGGACTATTGGAGGGGCTTCTTCTCGGCCACCTGCGGGGCCTTCATGTTCCGCCTCCTGGCCGTCTTCAACAACGATCAAG AAACCATCATGGCTCCCTTCAAGACCAACTTTAAGATCGATTTCCCTTTTGACCTCCCGGAGATATTCTTCTTCATGATTCTTGG GGTGATCTGTGGGATTATAAGCTGTGCGTATCTCTTCTGTCAGCGCTGGCTCCTGGGATACATCCGGAGGAACAAGCTCACTGCCTGGCTGATGGCAACGGA CAAGCCggtgtactctgccttggtggcCCTCCTGCTGTCCTCCATCACCTTTCCGCCCAGCCTGGGGCAGTTCATGGCTTCCAGG ctcaCCATGAAGGAGTACCTCTCCTGCTTCTTTGACAACCAGACCTGGGGTGTCCTTTCCCAGAACGCCTCGCTGGCCAGGCCTCTCCAAGTTGACCCAGAAAACCTCTGGATGGAGTGGTGGGACCCTAACATCACCATCTATGGCAGCTTGGTGATTTTCATAGTGATGAAG TTCTGGATGTTGATCTTGGCCACTACCTTGCCAATGCCAGCTGGGTACTTCATGCCGATCTTTGTGTACG GTGCTGGAATCGGGCGTTTGACTGGGGAAGTGGTGGCCTTTCTCTTCCCCCATGGCATCAAATTAGACGGCGCCGCTAACCCCATCATTCCTGGAGGGTACGCGCTGGCTG GGGCAGCAGCGTTCTCAGGCTCCGTCACTCACACCATTTCCACCGCCTTGCTGGTCTTTGAGGTCACGGGGCAGATTGCCCACATCCTGCCCGTCATCCTGGCCGTGCTCATTGCTAACGCTATTGCCCAGAAGTTCCAGCCCTCCTTCTACGACGGCACCATCATAGTGAAGAAGCTGCCCTATTTGCCCCGGATCAGGAGCAGGCACATTGA ctcctacCGCGTGACCACTGACCAGTTCATGAACACTGATTTTGCCGTCCTGTCCAAGGGGGCCACTTTTGAGGAGATCCTCCAAGTCGTGACTTCTACGGATGACTTGGAGTATCCCATCGTGGAAAGCGCAG ccccagAGTCCTTGTTGCTGGTGGGCACGGTACCACGATCTGAGCTGGTCGAGTTCCTCCAGACCCATGAAGATGCCAAGCTGTCTTCCCAGGAGGCTGGGGAGAAGGACAAG GCTCTCTGCAGCGGGACACTAGGAGAAAACTGCACCATCAACCCCATCACGTTCCAGCTGTCCCCTTGCACCTCTCTGCACCAG ACCCACCACCTGTTTGAGCTGCTGAATCTGCAGCGTGTCTTTGTCACCTCCCTGGGGAGAGTCATTGGGGCTGTCTCAAGGAGCGAG GTGAAGAAGGCGATTGAAGATCTGGCAAATCCGAAGACAGCCAAGTGA
- the LOC102571908 gene encoding chloride channel protein ClC-Kb isoform X2, with the protein MATEGLDRREHDVAKEEERILILNEIWRPWPKTRRRVQGCLECVKRQLFRVGEDWYFLFALGVIMAMVSFVMDFTINTLLNAHRWLYQELGDYLVLKYLSWTMYPIALVAFSTGYAQSITPHSGGSGIPELKTILTGVMLEDYLAIKNFGAKVVGMTCTLAAGSTIFLGKVGPFVHISSIMAAYLGKIRTSVIGEYENKSKQNEMLVAGAAVGVSTVFGAPISGVLFSIEVVSSHFAVRDYWRGFFSATCGAFMFRLLAVFNNDQETIMAPFKTNFKIDFPFDLPEIFFFMILGVICGIISCAYLFCQRWLLGYIRRNKLTAWLMATDKPVYSALVALLLSSITFPPSLGQFMASRLTMKEYLSCFFDNQTWGVLSQNASLARPLQVDPENLWMEWWDPNITIYGSLVIFIVMKFWMLILATTLPMPAGYFMPIFVYGAGIGRLTGEVVAFLFPHGIKLDGAANPIIPGGYALAGAAAFSGSVTHTISTALLVFEVTGQIAHILPVILAVLIANAIAQKFQPSFYDGTIIVKKLPYLPRIRSRHIDSYRVTTDQFMNTDFAVLSKGATFEEILQVVTSTDDLEYPIVESAESLLLVGTVPRSELVEFLQTHEDAKLSSQEAGEKDKALCSGTLGENCTINPITFQLSPCTSLHQTHHLFELLNLQRVFVTSLGRVIGAVSRSEVKKAIEDLANPKTAK; encoded by the exons ATGGCAACAGAGGGGCTGGACCGGAGGGAGCACGATGTGGCTAAGGAGGAGGAGAGGATCCTCATACTCAATGAAATCTGGAGGCCGTGGCCGAAGACCCGCAGGAGAGTCCAAG gctgcctgGAGTGCGTGAAGCGCCAGCTCTTCCGCGTCGGCGAGGACTGGTACTTCCTCTTCGCTCTAGGGGTGATCATGGCCATGGTCAGCTTCGTCATGGATTTCACCATCAACACATTGCTGAATG CACACAGGTGGCTTTACCAAGAGCTGGGGGATTACTTAGTGCTGAAGTACCTGTCCTGGACCATGTACCCCATTGCCCTGGTTGCTTTCTCCACTGGCTATGCACAGAGCATCACTCCGCATTCGGGAG GCTCTGGCATCCCGGAGCTCAAGACCATTCTCACCGGGGTCATGCTGGAGGACTACCTGGCCATCAAGAACTTCGGAGCCAAGGTGGTGGGGATGACCTGCACCTTGGCCGCTGGGAGCACCATCTTCCTCGGCAAAGTC ggtcccttcgtCCACATTTCCAGCATCATGGCTGCCTATTTGGGAAAGATTCGGACTTCGGTCATCGGGGAGTACGAG AACAAAAGCAAGCAGAATGAAatgctggtggcaggagctgctgttgGGGTCTCGACTGTCTTTGGGGCGCCCATTAGCG GGGTGCTGTTCAGCATTGAGGTGGTGTCTTCTCACTTTGCTGTCAGGGACTATTGGAGGGGCTTCTTCTCGGCCACCTGCGGGGCCTTCATGTTCCGCCTCCTGGCCGTCTTCAACAACGATCAAG AAACCATCATGGCTCCCTTCAAGACCAACTTTAAGATCGATTTCCCTTTTGACCTCCCGGAGATATTCTTCTTCATGATTCTTGG GGTGATCTGTGGGATTATAAGCTGTGCGTATCTCTTCTGTCAGCGCTGGCTCCTGGGATACATCCGGAGGAACAAGCTCACTGCCTGGCTGATGGCAACGGA CAAGCCggtgtactctgccttggtggcCCTCCTGCTGTCCTCCATCACCTTTCCGCCCAGCCTGGGGCAGTTCATGGCTTCCAGG ctcaCCATGAAGGAGTACCTCTCCTGCTTCTTTGACAACCAGACCTGGGGTGTCCTTTCCCAGAACGCCTCGCTGGCCAGGCCTCTCCAAGTTGACCCAGAAAACCTCTGGATGGAGTGGTGGGACCCTAACATCACCATCTATGGCAGCTTGGTGATTTTCATAGTGATGAAG TTCTGGATGTTGATCTTGGCCACTACCTTGCCAATGCCAGCTGGGTACTTCATGCCGATCTTTGTGTACG GTGCTGGAATCGGGCGTTTGACTGGGGAAGTGGTGGCCTTTCTCTTCCCCCATGGCATCAAATTAGACGGCGCCGCTAACCCCATCATTCCTGGAGGGTACGCGCTGGCTG GGGCAGCAGCGTTCTCAGGCTCCGTCACTCACACCATTTCCACCGCCTTGCTGGTCTTTGAGGTCACGGGGCAGATTGCCCACATCCTGCCCGTCATCCTGGCCGTGCTCATTGCTAACGCTATTGCCCAGAAGTTCCAGCCCTCCTTCTACGACGGCACCATCATAGTGAAGAAGCTGCCCTATTTGCCCCGGATCAGGAGCAGGCACATTGA ctcctacCGCGTGACCACTGACCAGTTCATGAACACTGATTTTGCCGTCCTGTCCAAGGGGGCCACTTTTGAGGAGATCCTCCAAGTCGTGACTTCTACGGATGACTTGGAGTATCCCATCGTGGAAAGCGCAG AGTCCTTGTTGCTGGTGGGCACGGTACCACGATCTGAGCTGGTCGAGTTCCTCCAGACCCATGAAGATGCCAAGCTGTCTTCCCAGGAGGCTGGGGAGAAGGACAAG GCTCTCTGCAGCGGGACACTAGGAGAAAACTGCACCATCAACCCCATCACGTTCCAGCTGTCCCCTTGCACCTCTCTGCACCAG ACCCACCACCTGTTTGAGCTGCTGAATCTGCAGCGTGTCTTTGTCACCTCCCTGGGGAGAGTCATTGGGGCTGTCTCAAGGAGCGAG GTGAAGAAGGCGATTGAAGATCTGGCAAATCCGAAGACAGCCAAGTGA
- the FAM131C gene encoding protein FAM131C isoform X2 yields MGSCMSKEFFTSAHKEYSVASKPSQPESSPAAPHGSQQGPPAAAEKAVSKENQMDFCWDPLQKCFKTSHGILSNSKSGSSTYNVTALATSSLVGLVQTIKDHITKPTAMARGRVAHLIEWKGWSAPQSGWEPSLPDEDQYSYLTDELKEARFAAGVAEQFAITEATLSAWSSLDDDEINYGGSSQDVIQLPDLEGIYLQEKMLPSPQAISSPQLEGILPAFCPSTCTSPPPRGHPTADGWNSSLPSLGALPCGSPHARSSQLGSVEKEPASSTGEQESASSTLQQRLTSSLRYVDSSSLSEDEVFYN; encoded by the exons ATGGGGTCCTGCATGTCCAAAG AATTCTTCACAAGTGCTCACAAGGAGTATTCTGTCgccagcaaacccagccagcCAGAGAGCTCGCCCGCTGCCCCCCATGGCAGCCAGCAAGGGCCACCTGCTGCCGCGGAGAAAGCCGTCAGCAAG GAAAACCAGATGGATTTCTGCTGGGACCCATTGCAG AAATGTTTCAAGACCTCCCATGGGATTCTCTCCAACTCCAAGTCGGGCTCCAGCACTTACAACGTCACAGCCCTGGCGACCTCCTCTCTGGTGG GGTTGGTCCAAACCATCAAGGATCACATCACCAAGCCCACAGCCATGGCCCGGGGCCGGGTGGCTCACCTCATCGAGTGGAAAGGCTGGAGTGCCCCGCAGTCGGGCTGGGAGCCATCGCTGCCAGATGAAGACCAGTATTCCTACCTCACCGATGAGCTGAAGGAGGCGCGATTTGCAGCAG GTGTAGCGGAGCAATTTGCCATCACCGAAGCCACCCTGAGTGCTTGGTCCTCGCTAGATGATGACGAAATCAACTATGGGGGCAGCTCCCAGGATGTCATACAGCTTCCAG ACCTGGAGGGCATCTACCTACAGGAAAAGATGCTGCCCAGTCCCCAGGCGATCAGCAGCCCGCAGCTAGAAGGCATCCTGCCAGCTTTCTGCCCCTCCACATGCACGTCCCCACCGCCCCGGGGACACCCCACGGCAGACGGGTGGAACTCAAGCCTCCCCTccctgggggctctgccctgtggctccccccacgCCAGGAGCTCCCAGCTAGGAAGCGTGGAGAAGGAGCCGGCCAGCTCAACCGGAGAGCAGGAGAGCGCGAGCAGCACCCTCCAGCAGCGCCTCACCAGCTCCCTCCGCTACGTGGACAGCAGCTCCCTCTCGGAGGATGAAGTGTTTTATAACTAG
- the FAM131C gene encoding protein FAM131C isoform X4, translated as MDFCWDPLQKCFKTSHGILSNSKSGSSTYNVTALATSSLVGLVQTIKDHITKPTAMARGRVAHLIEWKGWSAPQSGWEPSLPDEDQYSYLTDELKEARFAAGVAEQFAITEATLSAWSSLDDDEINYGGSSQDVIQLPDLEGIYLQEKMLPSPQAISSPQLEGILPAFCPSTCTSPPPRGHPTADGWNSSLPSLGALPCGSPHARSSQLGSVEKEPASSTGEQESASSTLQQRLTSSLRYVDSSSLSEDEVFYN; from the exons ATGGATTTCTGCTGGGACCCATTGCAG AAATGTTTCAAGACCTCCCATGGGATTCTCTCCAACTCCAAGTCGGGCTCCAGCACTTACAACGTCACAGCCCTGGCGACCTCCTCTCTGGTGG GGTTGGTCCAAACCATCAAGGATCACATCACCAAGCCCACAGCCATGGCCCGGGGCCGGGTGGCTCACCTCATCGAGTGGAAAGGCTGGAGTGCCCCGCAGTCGGGCTGGGAGCCATCGCTGCCAGATGAAGACCAGTATTCCTACCTCACCGATGAGCTGAAGGAGGCGCGATTTGCAGCAG GTGTAGCGGAGCAATTTGCCATCACCGAAGCCACCCTGAGTGCTTGGTCCTCGCTAGATGATGACGAAATCAACTATGGGGGCAGCTCCCAGGATGTCATACAGCTTCCAG ACCTGGAGGGCATCTACCTACAGGAAAAGATGCTGCCCAGTCCCCAGGCGATCAGCAGCCCGCAGCTAGAAGGCATCCTGCCAGCTTTCTGCCCCTCCACATGCACGTCCCCACCGCCCCGGGGACACCCCACGGCAGACGGGTGGAACTCAAGCCTCCCCTccctgggggctctgccctgtggctccccccacgCCAGGAGCTCCCAGCTAGGAAGCGTGGAGAAGGAGCCGGCCAGCTCAACCGGAGAGCAGGAGAGCGCGAGCAGCACCCTCCAGCAGCGCCTCACCAGCTCCCTCCGCTACGTGGACAGCAGCTCCCTCTCGGAGGATGAAGTGTTTTATAACTAG
- the FAM131C gene encoding protein FAM131C isoform X3, with translation MVTCLDLDCGPRRGWELVPQPIGKEENQMDFCWDPLQKCFKTSHGILSNSKSGSSTYNVTALATSSLVGLVQTIKDHITKPTAMARGRVAHLIEWKGWSAPQSGWEPSLPDEDQYSYLTDELKEARFAAGVAEQFAITEATLSAWSSLDDDEINYGGSSQDVIQLPDLEGIYLQEKMLPSPQAISSPQLEGILPAFCPSTCTSPPPRGHPTADGWNSSLPSLGALPCGSPHARSSQLGSVEKEPASSTGEQESASSTLQQRLTSSLRYVDSSSLSEDEVFYN, from the exons ATGGTAACTTGTTTGGATCTAGACTGTGGACCCAGAAGAGGTTGGGAACTGGTGCCGCAACCTATTGGAAAAGAG GAAAACCAGATGGATTTCTGCTGGGACCCATTGCAG AAATGTTTCAAGACCTCCCATGGGATTCTCTCCAACTCCAAGTCGGGCTCCAGCACTTACAACGTCACAGCCCTGGCGACCTCCTCTCTGGTGG GGTTGGTCCAAACCATCAAGGATCACATCACCAAGCCCACAGCCATGGCCCGGGGCCGGGTGGCTCACCTCATCGAGTGGAAAGGCTGGAGTGCCCCGCAGTCGGGCTGGGAGCCATCGCTGCCAGATGAAGACCAGTATTCCTACCTCACCGATGAGCTGAAGGAGGCGCGATTTGCAGCAG GTGTAGCGGAGCAATTTGCCATCACCGAAGCCACCCTGAGTGCTTGGTCCTCGCTAGATGATGACGAAATCAACTATGGGGGCAGCTCCCAGGATGTCATACAGCTTCCAG ACCTGGAGGGCATCTACCTACAGGAAAAGATGCTGCCCAGTCCCCAGGCGATCAGCAGCCCGCAGCTAGAAGGCATCCTGCCAGCTTTCTGCCCCTCCACATGCACGTCCCCACCGCCCCGGGGACACCCCACGGCAGACGGGTGGAACTCAAGCCTCCCCTccctgggggctctgccctgtggctccccccacgCCAGGAGCTCCCAGCTAGGAAGCGTGGAGAAGGAGCCGGCCAGCTCAACCGGAGAGCAGGAGAGCGCGAGCAGCACCCTCCAGCAGCGCCTCACCAGCTCCCTCCGCTACGTGGACAGCAGCTCCCTCTCGGAGGATGAAGTGTTTTATAACTAG
- the FAM131C gene encoding protein FAM131C isoform X1: MGSCMSKEFFTSAHKEYSVASKPSQPESSPAAPHGSQQGPPAAAEKAVSKVTKEPAAEDKDHTRCLEQPGGHITCTCASLGASQPATPSRTSPFSPSTTRTPLASSKGNGNLFGSRLWTQKRLGTGAATYWKRGKPDGFLLGPIAEMFQDLPWDSLQLQVGLQHLQRHSPGDLLSGLVQTIKDHITKPTAMARGRVAHLIEWKGWSAPQSGWEPSLPDEDQYSYLTDELKEARFAAGVAEQFAITEATLSAWSSLDDDEINYGGSSQDVIQLPDLEGIYLQEKMLPSPQAISSPQLEGILPAFCPSTCTSPPPRGHPTADGWNSSLPSLGALPCGSPHARSSQLGSVEKEPASSTGEQESASSTLQQRLTSSLRYVDSSSLSEDEVFYN; encoded by the exons ATGGGGTCCTGCATGTCCAAAG AATTCTTCACAAGTGCTCACAAGGAGTATTCTGTCgccagcaaacccagccagcCAGAGAGCTCGCCCGCTGCCCCCCATGGCAGCCAGCAAGGGCCACCTGCTGCCGCGGAGAAAGCCGTCAGCAAGGTAACGAAAGAGCCAGCTGCCGAGGACAAAGATCACACACGCTGCCTGGAGCAGCCAGGAGGGCACATAACGTGTACATGTGCCAGCCTGGGAGCCTCCCAGCCAGCCACCCCCTCCCGTaccagccccttctcccccagcaccaCGAGAACGCCTCTTGCATCTTCCAAAGGAAATGGTAACTTGTTTGGATCTAGACTGTGGACCCAGAAGAGGTTGGGAACTGGTGCCGCAACCTATTGGAAAAGAG GAAAACCAGATGGATTTCTGCTGGGACCCATTGCAG AAATGTTTCAAGACCTCCCATGGGATTCTCTCCAACTCCAAGTCGGGCTCCAGCACTTACAACGTCACAGCCCTGGCGACCTCCTCTCTG GGTTGGTCCAAACCATCAAGGATCACATCACCAAGCCCACAGCCATGGCCCGGGGCCGGGTGGCTCACCTCATCGAGTGGAAAGGCTGGAGTGCCCCGCAGTCGGGCTGGGAGCCATCGCTGCCAGATGAAGACCAGTATTCCTACCTCACCGATGAGCTGAAGGAGGCGCGATTTGCAGCAG GTGTAGCGGAGCAATTTGCCATCACCGAAGCCACCCTGAGTGCTTGGTCCTCGCTAGATGATGACGAAATCAACTATGGGGGCAGCTCCCAGGATGTCATACAGCTTCCAG ACCTGGAGGGCATCTACCTACAGGAAAAGATGCTGCCCAGTCCCCAGGCGATCAGCAGCCCGCAGCTAGAAGGCATCCTGCCAGCTTTCTGCCCCTCCACATGCACGTCCCCACCGCCCCGGGGACACCCCACGGCAGACGGGTGGAACTCAAGCCTCCCCTccctgggggctctgccctgtggctccccccacgCCAGGAGCTCCCAGCTAGGAAGCGTGGAGAAGGAGCCGGCCAGCTCAACCGGAGAGCAGGAGAGCGCGAGCAGCACCCTCCAGCAGCGCCTCACCAGCTCCCTCCGCTACGTGGACAGCAGCTCCCTCTCGGAGGATGAAGTGTTTTATAACTAG